A window of the Bacteriovorax sp. PP10 genome harbors these coding sequences:
- a CDS encoding MarR family winged helix-turn-helix transcriptional regulator translates to MEQTILDISSDPVYQELLTNYPQFSAEAIETILQFNKVSSIINMRKEAVLNEHGLTHGRFHLLMLLKRQEPRHCLSPSELAKRTGVTRGTMTQFIDAIEKDGFVRRVEDPKDRRGMLVELTEKGEAKLKTLLPIHIQHLANYTKVLNSEERMMMIQIMLKMASTFKPMHETVKETQTDEVHEAAIS, encoded by the coding sequence ATGGAACAAACAATTTTAGACATTTCTTCAGATCCCGTTTACCAAGAACTTTTGACGAACTACCCACAGTTCTCAGCAGAAGCGATCGAAACAATATTACAATTTAATAAAGTTTCATCGATCATCAACATGAGAAAGGAAGCTGTTCTTAATGAACACGGACTAACTCATGGAAGATTTCATCTTCTGATGCTGCTCAAAAGACAAGAACCTAGGCACTGTCTTTCGCCTTCAGAACTCGCAAAGAGAACTGGAGTAACGAGAGGGACAATGACTCAGTTTATTGATGCTATCGAAAAAGATGGCTTCGTAAGAAGAGTTGAAGATCCTAAAGACAGAAGAGGGATGCTTGTTGAGTTGACTGAAAAAGGGGAGGCAAAGCTTAAAACACTACTGCCGATTCACATTCAGCATCTGGCAAACTACACTAAAGTTTTGAATTCAGAAGAAAGAATGATGATGATTCAAATCATGCTGAAAATGGCGAGTACATTCAAGCCTATGCATGAAACAGTGAAAGAGACGCAGACTGACGAAGTTCACGAAGCTGCTATTTCATAA